Proteins encoded together in one Anaerotignum propionicum DSM 1682 window:
- a CDS encoding AAA family ATPase, protein MKPIHLTISAFGPFAETIEIPFSKLGAGGLFLVSGDTGAGKTTIFDAICFALFGETSGSNRGIDSVRSDFAQGNTKTYIELLFQHKGKIYRIVRNPAYRRPKKNGDGMTTEVAEAALFCQDETVSTGFVQVKKAVEELLSVDSKQFKQIAMIAQGEFLKLLYAESSERGAIFRKVFHTNTFADFQQRLKEMEKLNRAQFEDSEKRLLHYLQQLFREESLDAKSLIYQAEAILEQEEKTFADGQKEVLHLKEEKASLSKKEQELTRDISKGEINNKRIENLEKAKKELQQLTEKKEEQQEAQMSLLKQRIAQDYIHPLEKGMLHEKEMLAETETQTLAFRKKLSALYPVLKSIDDERKSQESAQPKLNEERIRLKKMENDFADYSRKEALQKEKVILKQEKEALEKDLIAIQSKIKVLEDTISEVKTKLEEKPLLEKGELVLEQAKQGKKEREKRIKQIISMQEALKVDEIALETLRKQYKLAELQWKETRHNREAIETAYLGEQAGILAEKLQEDTPCPVCGSLEHPRKAELSLSAPTEEEWKKSKVDEELAGANLQEIASKGKEHSARCQVQRENILKFCSEEATSVETIQEDLTSIQKDINSLELELKTHKSKLLELSELEKVLEIETTSLADQKKQLEAIETKVKSNLEKFGLLQGEFISLEQRLEKNTTAEQAKLAIDDLQRYIDKADVEYKRILTLYQEKKDEVQKLETRLEESRSMALQGEKRLKQAESLFYSMMEEKGFPTEEQYHLSLPASRETLEQEEQRIQAFFIN, encoded by the coding sequence ATGAAGCCCATACATTTAACAATTTCTGCGTTTGGCCCCTTTGCAGAGACAATAGAGATACCATTTTCAAAGCTTGGAGCGGGAGGTCTTTTTCTTGTAAGCGGTGATACAGGGGCGGGAAAAACCACAATTTTTGATGCCATTTGTTTTGCACTTTTTGGAGAAACCAGTGGATCTAACCGAGGGATTGATAGTGTGCGCAGTGATTTCGCCCAAGGAAATACAAAAACATACATTGAACTATTGTTTCAACATAAAGGCAAGATTTATCGCATTGTCCGCAATCCTGCTTATCGTCGCCCCAAAAAAAATGGTGATGGAATGACAACGGAAGTGGCGGAAGCGGCATTATTTTGCCAAGATGAAACGGTTTCCACAGGCTTTGTTCAGGTGAAAAAAGCAGTTGAGGAGCTCTTATCTGTGGATTCAAAGCAATTTAAACAAATTGCCATGATTGCTCAGGGTGAGTTTTTAAAGCTTTTATACGCTGAGAGCAGCGAAAGGGGAGCAATTTTCCGAAAGGTTTTTCATACCAATACTTTTGCAGATTTTCAGCAAAGGTTAAAGGAAATGGAAAAGCTGAATCGTGCCCAATTCGAGGATAGTGAAAAACGGTTGTTACACTATTTGCAACAGCTTTTCCGCGAAGAAAGTTTAGATGCAAAAAGTTTAATTTACCAAGCCGAAGCCATATTAGAGCAAGAAGAAAAGACCTTTGCGGATGGGCAAAAGGAAGTGTTACACCTAAAAGAGGAGAAAGCAAGTCTTTCAAAAAAGGAGCAGGAACTTACCAGGGATATCAGTAAGGGTGAAATCAATAATAAGCGCATTGAAAATCTAGAAAAAGCAAAAAAGGAGCTGCAACAATTAACTGAGAAGAAAGAGGAGCAACAAGAGGCTCAAATGTCTCTTTTAAAGCAAAGAATTGCTCAGGATTATATTCACCCTCTGGAAAAAGGGATGCTTCATGAAAAAGAAATGCTGGCGGAAACGGAAACCCAGACTTTAGCTTTTCGTAAAAAATTAAGTGCACTTTACCCTGTTTTAAAGAGTATAGATGATGAGCGGAAAAGTCAAGAAAGTGCCCAACCAAAGTTGAATGAAGAGAGAATTCGTCTGAAGAAAATGGAAAATGATTTTGCAGACTATTCTAGAAAAGAAGCTTTACAAAAAGAAAAGGTTATTTTAAAGCAAGAAAAGGAAGCTTTGGAGAAAGACTTAATTGCGATACAAAGCAAAATTAAGGTTTTGGAAGATACGATTTCAGAAGTTAAAACAAAGCTCGAAGAAAAGCCTCTTTTAGAGAAAGGGGAGTTGGTGCTAGAGCAAGCAAAACAAGGAAAAAAAGAAAGAGAAAAACGAATTAAACAGATTATTTCCATGCAAGAAGCCTTAAAGGTAGATGAGATAGCCCTGGAAACTTTGAGAAAACAATACAAATTGGCGGAATTACAGTGGAAAGAAACAAGACATAATCGAGAAGCCATAGAAACGGCTTATTTAGGAGAGCAAGCGGGCATTTTGGCTGAGAAGCTTCAAGAGGACACCCCCTGCCCTGTGTGTGGCTCCTTAGAGCATCCGAGAAAAGCCGAGCTTTCCTTAAGTGCACCGACTGAAGAAGAATGGAAAAAATCCAAAGTCGATGAAGAGCTTGCCGGTGCAAATTTGCAAGAAATTGCTTCAAAAGGAAAGGAGCATTCCGCAAGATGCCAAGTGCAAAGAGAGAACATCTTAAAATTTTGCAGCGAGGAAGCCACATCCGTTGAAACGATACAAGAAGATTTAACAAGTATACAAAAGGATATAAACAGTTTGGAACTTGAGTTGAAAACACACAAGTCCAAATTATTGGAGCTTTCTGAGTTGGAAAAAGTGTTGGAAATTGAGACTACTTCCCTAGCCGATCAAAAGAAACAATTAGAAGCAATAGAAACAAAAGTCAAGAGCAATCTTGAAAAATTTGGACTTTTGCAAGGGGAATTCATTTCTTTGGAACAACGTCTTGAGAAAAATACCACTGCGGAACAGGCAAAACTGGCGATTGATGATTTGCAACGGTATATTGATAAGGCAGATGTTGAATATAAACGCATACTTACGCTCTATCAGGAGAAAAAAGACGAAGTGCAAAAACTAGAAACTCGGTTAGAGGAAAGCCGAAGTATGGCTTTACAGGGGGAAAAACGGTTGAAACAAGCCGAGTCTCTTTTTTATTCCATGATGGAGGAAAAAGGGTTTCCAACCGAGGAGCAGTACCATTTGAGCCTGCCTGCAAGCAGAGAGACGTTAGAGCAGGAGGAGCAAAGGATTCAAGCCTTTTTTATCAATTGA
- a CDS encoding NAD(P)H-dependent oxidoreductase translates to MEKVLFVNCCIRRDASRTKKLADLFLKELEKKGTYEIEELCLMDEALINMTEGYFHQRDALLANKDFSHPRFHYAHAFAKADKIVVAAPFWDLSFPALLKTYIENLCVEGITFGCNEQGCVGTCKANHMVYVTTRGGFYQGSPMEMGSRYMEAMSQFFGIEKYDCIFAEGLDMGLRPVEVIIEEAAEKGKEIAIAF, encoded by the coding sequence TTGGAAAAAGTATTGTTTGTAAATTGCTGCATTCGCAGAGATGCATCTCGAACCAAAAAACTGGCGGATTTATTTCTAAAGGAATTGGAGAAAAAAGGTACATATGAAATAGAGGAGCTTTGCTTGATGGATGAAGCGCTAATCAATATGACCGAAGGTTATTTTCACCAAAGAGATGCATTGCTGGCGAACAAGGATTTTTCTCATCCTCGTTTTCACTATGCCCATGCATTTGCCAAGGCGGACAAAATTGTGGTTGCGGCGCCTTTTTGGGATTTAAGCTTTCCTGCTTTGTTGAAAACATATATTGAAAATTTATGTGTTGAGGGAATCACCTTTGGCTGTAACGAACAGGGGTGTGTTGGAACTTGTAAGGCCAATCATATGGTTTATGTTACCACACGAGGTGGTTTTTATCAGGGCTCTCCTATGGAAATGGGCTCCAGATATATGGAAGCCATGAGTCAATTTTTTGGCATTGAAAAATATGATTGTATTTTTGCGGAGGGCTTAGATATGGGACTTCGTCCTGTTGAGGTAATCATTGAGGAAGCCGCAGAAAAAGGAAAAGAAATCGCAATCGCATTTTAA
- a CDS encoding ribokinase → MKILNFGSLNMDYVYEVDHFVEPGETMSSNGLFVNCGGKGLNQSIAAVKAGNLVYHAGFVGKGGEALAAKLGENHVDVSLLMDTTENCGHAIIQVDKHGQNCILLYGGTNQLYTKEYISETLDKFGNEGLVLLQNETNLVGYMIEESHKRGLKIAFNAAPMNEKVLKYPLELLDWLIVNEVEGRQIAGCEKDEEILPVLKHKYPKGNILLTLGSRGAICYSKGETYKIGCHQVEVVDTTAAGDTFSGYFLYGILNGESIPDSLLLATTASALAIGKKGASDSVPLKEEVDHVLKENKLGSLAVEKID, encoded by the coding sequence ATGAAAATACTGAATTTTGGTTCTTTAAATATGGATTATGTTTATGAGGTGGATCACTTTGTTGAACCTGGGGAGACCATGTCCTCTAACGGGTTATTTGTCAACTGTGGTGGAAAAGGTTTAAATCAGTCTATTGCGGCGGTAAAGGCAGGAAATTTAGTTTATCACGCTGGTTTTGTGGGCAAGGGAGGCGAGGCCTTAGCAGCGAAACTTGGTGAAAATCATGTGGATGTTTCTTTGCTCATGGATACAACAGAAAACTGTGGACATGCCATTATTCAAGTGGATAAACATGGTCAAAATTGTATTTTGCTTTATGGTGGTACAAATCAGCTATATACAAAAGAATATATCAGCGAAACTTTAGATAAATTCGGCAACGAAGGTTTAGTTTTGTTGCAGAATGAAACAAATTTAGTGGGATATATGATTGAAGAATCCCATAAAAGAGGATTGAAAATTGCATTCAATGCAGCACCAATGAATGAAAAGGTTTTGAAATATCCTTTAGAACTTTTGGATTGGTTGATTGTCAATGAGGTCGAAGGAAGACAGATTGCAGGATGCGAAAAAGATGAAGAAATTCTTCCTGTATTAAAACATAAATATCCTAAGGGTAATATTCTTCTGACCCTGGGAAGCAGAGGTGCTATTTGTTATTCCAAAGGGGAGACCTATAAAATCGGATGCCATCAAGTTGAGGTTGTGGATACCACTGCGGCGGGGGATACCTTTAGCGGTTATTTCTTATACGGCATACTGAATGGAGAATCCATTCCTGATTCCTTATTATTGGCCACAACGGCAAGTGCTCTAGCCATTGGTAAAAAAGGTGCGTCCGATTCTGTTCCTTTAAAAGAAGAGGTTGACCATGTTTTGAAGGAAAACAAACTTGGCTCTTTAGCCGTAGAAAAAATAGATTAA
- a CDS encoding SbcC/MukB-like Walker B domain-containing protein: MNTITLRMKDIDDALEGLNGSNAIREIALQKGRAELKIRQKLEKQYLPILELSKTANGELSGKDKITFESFVQGFYFDRVLRAANLRLGEMTEGRYRLFRAENASDKRSQSGLEMEVMDYYTGKSRSVKSLSGGEAFKASLSLALGLSDVIQSHAGGVQIDAMFIDEGFGALDEQSREQAVQVLQRLSYGNRLVGIISHITELKENIEKKILVQRSSKGSSVEVIS, translated from the coding sequence ATGAATACTATCACTTTGCGTATGAAAGATATTGATGATGCATTGGAAGGATTAAACGGAAGCAATGCCATTCGAGAAATTGCTTTGCAAAAAGGAAGGGCTGAATTAAAAATTCGACAAAAATTAGAAAAACAATATTTGCCCATTCTTGAACTTTCCAAAACAGCAAACGGTGAGCTTTCAGGTAAGGATAAGATAACCTTTGAATCTTTCGTGCAAGGGTTTTACTTTGATCGTGTGCTTCGGGCTGCAAATTTACGCTTGGGTGAAATGACTGAAGGCAGATATCGTTTGTTTCGGGCAGAAAACGCTTCCGATAAACGAAGTCAAAGTGGTTTGGAAATGGAAGTTATGGATTATTATACAGGAAAGAGCCGCTCCGTGAAATCCCTTTCAGGCGGTGAGGCATTCAAAGCTTCCCTTTCTTTGGCCTTGGGACTTTCTGACGTAATTCAAAGTCATGCTGGCGGTGTTCAAATTGATGCCATGTTTATTGACGAAGGTTTTGGCGCTTTGGATGAGCAATCCAGAGAGCAGGCTGTACAGGTCTTACAACGACTTTCCTATGGGAATAGATTGGTGGGTATTATATCTCATATTACGGAATTAAAGGAAAATATTGAAAAGAAAATATTGGTTCAACGCAGCTCCAAAGGCAGCTCAGTTGAGGTAATTTCTTAG
- a CDS encoding dipicolinate synthase subunit B has translation MKLEGKNIGFAITGSFCTFDKIIKELEQLKREKANIIPILSTNAATMDTRFGKADDFLKKVVEITGNEPVLTIVDAEPLGPQGMLDILIIAPCTGNTIAKLSNGITDTSVLMAAKAHMRNNKPLVISISTNDALGLNLTNIGCLMNTKGIYFVPFQQDNYEGKPKSMIARTELIVPTLEFAFDGIQIQPLLQ, from the coding sequence ATGAAATTAGAAGGGAAAAATATCGGTTTTGCAATTACGGGTTCCTTTTGTACATTTGATAAAATTATCAAAGAGTTGGAACAATTGAAGCGGGAAAAAGCTAACATAATTCCTATTTTATCTACAAATGCTGCAACCATGGATACCAGATTTGGTAAGGCAGATGACTTCTTAAAAAAGGTTGTGGAGATAACAGGAAATGAACCGGTTTTAACTATTGTTGATGCAGAACCTCTTGGGCCCCAAGGGATGTTGGATATTCTGATTATTGCGCCTTGTACAGGAAATACCATTGCAAAATTGAGCAATGGCATTACCGATACCTCTGTGCTTATGGCGGCGAAGGCTCACATGCGGAATAATAAGCCCTTAGTTATCTCCATTTCTACCAATGATGCTTTGGGACTGAATTTAACCAATATCGGCTGTTTAATGAACACAAAGGGTATTTATTTTGTTCCCTTCCAGCAGGATAACTATGAAGGAAAGCCCAAATCTATGATAGCCAGAACAGAATTGATTGTTCCAACTTTAGAATTTGCATTTGACGGTATTCAAATTCAACCTTTGCTACAGTAG
- a CDS encoding DMT family transporter, with the protein MIYYIAAIANGFLSVINKMVNVKAGECLGTARGALINYIEASVIAFCLVYITGKGGEFRLSFIKEVPLLFYLGSVCGLVAMIFLIVGTKNTGAMTSTVLMLFGQLSASIVLDYVFFGTFRPIQILGIFMILSGIAWKEKIRELELRKAVLMKNEEEAE; encoded by the coding sequence ATGATATATTATATAGCGGCGATTGCGAACGGATTCTTATCTGTTATCAATAAGATGGTAAATGTAAAGGCAGGGGAATGTTTGGGTACAGCCAGGGGCGCGTTAATTAATTACATTGAAGCCTCTGTCATTGCTTTTTGCCTTGTTTATATCACCGGAAAAGGCGGAGAGTTTCGCCTTTCCTTTATAAAAGAAGTACCTCTGCTTTTTTATTTAGGCAGTGTTTGTGGATTGGTAGCCATGATTTTTTTAATTGTGGGAACGAAAAATACAGGAGCCATGACATCTACTGTTTTGATGCTTTTTGGACAGTTAAGTGCCTCTATTGTGTTAGATTATGTTTTTTTTGGAACCTTTCGTCCCATTCAAATTTTAGGTATTTTTATGATTTTAAGCGGAATTGCATGGAAGGAAAAGATACGTGAGCTAGAACTGAGAAAAGCTGTTTTAATGAAAAATGAGGAGGAAGCAGAATGA
- a CDS encoding alcohol dehydrogenase, translating into MKAVVYKGNGIVCLEDRPIPVIEKETDAIVRVTRSTICSSDLHIKHGAVPRAKENTVLGHEFVGEIVEVGRKVKHFFVGDRVSVNVETFCGECFFCKQGYVNNCIHGGWELGCRIDGGQAEYARIPMADQGLTKIPDDVTDEEALFNGDILATGYWAASIGELKPADTVVVLGAGPTGLCTLMSIKLYSPATVIVVDTSTDRLNLAKEQGLADVCLNPLEVDIEEEILKLTQGRGADRVFEVAGGENTFQLAWKVARPNAIVVLVALYEKEQTLPLHQMYGKNLVFKTGGVDANSCEAIMKMVQCKKIDTTCLITHRGPLNDVMEGYRIFENRLDGCIKWVITPFEHN; encoded by the coding sequence ATGAAAGCAGTTGTATACAAGGGAAATGGTATTGTGTGCTTGGAAGATAGACCGATTCCAGTGATTGAAAAAGAGACGGACGCCATTGTAAGAGTAACCAGATCTACAATTTGCTCCAGCGACCTGCATATTAAGCATGGCGCTGTGCCCAGAGCAAAGGAAAATACAGTTTTGGGACATGAGTTTGTAGGGGAAATTGTTGAAGTTGGCAGAAAGGTGAAGCATTTTTTTGTTGGTGACCGAGTTTCTGTAAATGTGGAAACTTTTTGCGGGGAATGCTTTTTCTGCAAACAAGGCTATGTAAATAATTGTATCCACGGCGGTTGGGAGCTGGGTTGCCGTATCGATGGGGGACAAGCAGAATATGCCCGCATTCCCATGGCTGACCAAGGTTTAACGAAAATTCCCGATGATGTAACCGATGAAGAAGCATTATTTAACGGAGACATCCTAGCAACAGGCTATTGGGCAGCAAGCATCGGTGAACTAAAACCCGCGGATACGGTGGTTGTTTTGGGGGCTGGCCCCACGGGGTTGTGCACTTTAATGAGCATTAAACTCTATAGTCCTGCTACAGTTATAGTTGTGGATACAAGCACAGACAGATTAAATTTGGCAAAAGAACAGGGCTTGGCAGATGTCTGCCTAAACCCTTTGGAAGTGGATATAGAAGAAGAGATTTTAAAGTTGACGCAAGGTAGAGGTGCCGACCGGGTGTTTGAAGTGGCAGGGGGAGAAAACACTTTCCAACTTGCATGGAAGGTGGCAAGACCAAACGCCATTGTGGTTTTGGTGGCTCTCTATGAAAAGGAGCAAACCTTGCCATTACATCAGATGTATGGTAAAAACCTAGTGTTTAAGACAGGTGGGGTAGATGCCAATAGCTGTGAAGCGATTATGAAAATGGTGCAATGTAAAAAGATTGATACTACTTGTCTGATTACCCATCGTGGGCCTTTAAATGATGTGATGGAGGGATATCGTATTTTTGAAAATAGACTGGATGGCTGTATAAAATGGGTCATTACACCTTTTGAGCATAATTAA
- a CDS encoding exonuclease SbcCD subunit D produces the protein MKFFHIGDLHLGKKVYDFSMIDDQKYILIQILEKAEEEKIDGILISGDIYDKGVPPVEAVRLLDWFLTELSKLKIAIFMIAGNHDSAHRLDFGSRLFQENQIHICGSYDGSLKSIVLQDEFGEIEVFLLPFIKPALVSPFFTEEITSYQKAMELVLQEYPRKKERRNILLAHQFVTWHGEAEQSDSETKSLGGVDEIDASVFFDFDYVALGHLHRPQKIGRETIRYAGSPLAYSFSEISGKKAITKIEFKEKEDIQINPLLLSPKRPLREIKGPLEGLLKAAKAEGGSEDYIRGILTDATALNDPLGQLRVFYPNLMSLEVETRTYEEREFSYSAEDTSPKELFELFFERQNQKEMDDLQKQAVKKVWEELGDEME, from the coding sequence ATGAAATTTTTTCATATAGGGGATTTACATCTGGGCAAGAAAGTTTATGATTTTTCCATGATTGATGACCAAAAATATATCCTTATCCAGATTTTAGAGAAGGCGGAGGAAGAAAAAATAGACGGCATTTTAATCTCAGGAGATATTTATGATAAAGGTGTTCCTCCGGTGGAAGCTGTGCGACTGTTAGATTGGTTTCTGACAGAGCTATCCAAACTTAAAATAGCAATTTTTATGATTGCAGGAAACCATGATTCTGCCCATCGTCTGGATTTTGGCAGTCGACTTTTTCAAGAGAATCAGATTCATATTTGCGGTAGCTATGATGGTTCTTTGAAATCCATTGTATTGCAGGATGAATTCGGAGAAATTGAAGTGTTTTTACTTCCTTTTATCAAGCCTGCATTAGTAAGTCCTTTTTTTACAGAGGAGATTACCTCCTATCAGAAAGCTATGGAGCTTGTTTTGCAAGAATACCCACGCAAGAAAGAGCGAAGGAATATTTTATTAGCGCATCAGTTTGTGACATGGCATGGAGAAGCGGAGCAGAGTGATTCTGAAACCAAATCTTTAGGTGGTGTGGATGAGATTGATGCAAGTGTTTTTTTTGATTTTGATTATGTCGCCTTGGGGCATTTACACCGTCCACAAAAGATTGGTAGAGAAACGATTCGTTATGCAGGCTCTCCCTTGGCATACTCTTTTTCTGAAATCTCTGGCAAAAAAGCAATCACAAAAATAGAATTCAAAGAAAAAGAAGATATACAGATAAATCCTCTTCTCCTTTCGCCAAAACGACCCCTTCGGGAGATAAAAGGCCCGCTGGAGGGGTTATTGAAGGCTGCAAAAGCTGAGGGTGGGTCTGAAGATTATATCCGAGGGATACTTACTGATGCAACAGCATTAAATGACCCATTGGGACAGCTGCGTGTTTTTTATCCCAACTTAATGTCATTAGAGGTAGAAACCAGAACGTATGAGGAACGGGAATTTTCTTATTCAGCAGAAGATACATCACCCAAAGAATTATTTGAGCTTTTCTTCGAAAGGCAAAATCAAAAGGAAATGGATGATCTGCAAAAACAAGCAGTAAAAAAAGTTTGGGAAGAATTGGGGGACGAAATGGAATGA
- the dpsA gene encoding dipicolinate synthase subunit DpsA, producing the protein MEWSDKKILVLGGDLRLLYLADVLKDVFHQVGTYALDGAEQLSGIERFDSLESAMQWADITVTPVPFTKDGTHLLTKDDTVIVLSDFSNQLRENTILFGGNIASSVLEAAQTKNVLCYDFMKMEEIAVENAITTAEGAIAEAITLSTQNMNQENCLVLGYGRCAKAIAKRLQGLDAKVTIGARKETARENAKAQGYQGISLEDIPELISTQQFIFNTIPAMVLDAEIIDKVNPDAVIIDIASAPGGTDFEACKKNGITAKLSLGIPGRYSPKTSARILLSGIVTSLEN; encoded by the coding sequence ATGGAATGGTCAGATAAAAAAATTCTCGTACTGGGAGGAGATCTTAGACTTCTTTACTTGGCTGATGTCTTAAAAGATGTTTTTCACCAAGTGGGAACATATGCCTTAGATGGTGCGGAACAATTATCGGGGATTGAACGGTTTGATTCATTGGAAAGTGCCATGCAATGGGCAGATATTACAGTTACGCCTGTACCGTTTACGAAAGATGGTACCCATCTTTTGACAAAGGATGACACAGTCATAGTGTTGTCTGATTTTTCTAACCAGCTAAGAGAAAATACAATTCTTTTTGGGGGAAATATCGCAAGTTCTGTATTGGAAGCAGCACAAACGAAAAATGTGCTTTGCTATGATTTTATGAAAATGGAAGAGATAGCAGTGGAAAATGCTATTACAACTGCTGAAGGTGCTATTGCAGAGGCAATTACCTTAAGCACACAAAATATGAATCAGGAAAATTGTCTTGTGTTGGGATATGGTCGATGTGCAAAGGCCATTGCAAAAAGATTACAAGGATTGGATGCAAAAGTAACCATTGGGGCAAGAAAAGAAACTGCCAGAGAAAATGCGAAAGCACAGGGCTATCAGGGTATTTCTTTGGAAGATATACCGGAGCTTATTTCTACACAGCAATTTATTTTTAATACGATTCCTGCCATGGTGTTAGATGCAGAAATTATTGATAAAGTAAACCCCGATGCAGTTATTATTGATATCGCTTCAGCACCGGGAGGAACCGACTTTGAAGCTTGTAAGAAAAACGGGATTACGGCAAAGTTGTCCCTTGGAATTCCTGGTAGATATTCGCCAAAAACCAGCGCACGAATTTTATTGAGTGGTATTGTGACCTCATTGGAAAATTGA
- a CDS encoding DMT family transporter, with the protein MVYYIFLILAGIFQGFMVSLNGQLGNYYSLFGVCFFVHVIAAVLLFFYIKIKEKKPITFGGVPKYVYAVGFMGVTLVASSSWCILHIGATQLLSLSIIGQMISSALVDHYGWFNAVKKPFRFKQLPCYLLVLAGVLIVVYA; encoded by the coding sequence ATGGTTTATTATATATTTTTAATTTTGGCCGGTATATTTCAAGGCTTTATGGTATCGCTGAATGGGCAGTTGGGAAATTACTACAGCCTTTTTGGTGTTTGTTTTTTTGTCCATGTCATTGCGGCAGTGCTTCTTTTCTTTTATATTAAGATTAAGGAAAAGAAACCAATTACCTTTGGCGGAGTACCAAAATATGTGTATGCGGTGGGTTTTATGGGTGTTACATTGGTAGCTAGCAGCAGTTGGTGCATCTTGCACATTGGTGCAACCCAGTTGTTAAGCCTATCTATCATCGGGCAAATGATTTCATCAGCATTGGTTGACCACTATGGATGGTTTAATGCAGTGAAAAAACCGTTTCGTTTCAAACAATTACCCTGCTATTTATTGGTGTTGGCAGGGGTTTTGATTGTTGTTTACGCTTAA
- a CDS encoding nucleoside phosphorylase, which yields MPNVQPHIQLDDTLEVKYALLPGDPARLDRISPFLENVMELKFNREYRSLIGTYKGIKILAISTGIGGASAGIAVEELHNIGVEALIRIGSCGSLQPKVKMGDIILVSGAVRDDGASKTYVDAMFPAVPDIDLLFACVESAKEKNIPFHTGIARSHDSFYTDDEDAIDAFWSKKGVLGCDMETAAIFTIGHLRGVKTASILNNVVEYQGDTLDSIVNYVDGESLSMQGEKNEILVALEAFVKLEKGLS from the coding sequence ATGCCAAATGTACAGCCACATATTCAGCTAGATGATACTCTTGAGGTGAAATATGCTTTACTTCCTGGGGATCCCGCCAGATTGGATCGAATTTCTCCGTTTCTGGAAAATGTTATGGAGTTAAAATTTAATCGTGAATACAGAAGCTTAATTGGTACTTATAAAGGTATTAAAATTTTAGCCATTTCAACCGGGATTGGTGGTGCCTCTGCAGGGATTGCAGTGGAAGAACTGCATAATATTGGTGTTGAAGCTTTGATTCGTATTGGTAGCTGCGGCAGTTTACAACCGAAAGTAAAAATGGGCGATATTATTCTGGTAAGTGGTGCTGTGCGTGATGATGGAGCATCAAAGACCTATGTGGATGCCATGTTCCCTGCCGTGCCCGATATAGATCTGCTATTTGCCTGCGTTGAATCCGCAAAAGAAAAAAATATTCCCTTTCATACAGGCATTGCAAGAAGCCACGACAGCTTTTATACCGATGATGAGGATGCAATTGATGCTTTCTGGTCAAAAAAAGGTGTTCTGGGATGTGATATGGAAACAGCGGCAATCTTTACAATCGGCCATCTAAGAGGGGTGAAAACTGCTTCTATTTTAAATAATGTTGTAGAATATCAAGGAGATACCTTAGATAGCATTGTAAATTATGTTGACGGTGAATCCCTTTCCATGCAAGGGGAAAAAAATGAAATTTTAGTTGCCTTGGAGGCTTTTGTAAAACTGGAAAAAGGCCTTTCATAA